Proteins from one Mycobacterium sp. HUMS_12744610 genomic window:
- a CDS encoding acyl-CoA carboxylase subunit beta, with the protein MTKARDWEETLEDLDRRRRHAWAMGGPERLDKHRGKGKLDARARIERLLDPGTFREFGTLVGGEIAADGIVVGSGSINGSPVMLGAEDFTSMAGTIGPGGNSKRYRIAELALRDKVPLVMLLEGAGFRPTGGHYGRTPTDLLAQAQCSGRVPTVAAVLGPSAGHGALVAPVCDFRIMSRQGAIFTAGPPVVKESTGEDISKEDLGGPDVALPSGVIHNVAEADEDVLDDIRRYLSYFPPSAWSYPAALPPSETGGPRQTPELLDIVSRDNRRVYDMRAVLDVVFDSPDWFEVQPQFGRAVICALAHLGGHPVAVVANQPQVLAGSIDADAADKAAHFIMVADSFHLPIVFLADNPGMLPGSRSERSGVLRAGGRMFAAQTAATTVKLHLTLRKAYGFGSMVMSLLGFDHQSATFAYPGATMGAMSAAALSRASHAGEDLTAQLRDAELQASYRSAEHMGFDELIDPRETRDALLAALQRGISSRQAAAEPVSRTAILP; encoded by the coding sequence ATGACAAAAGCCCGGGATTGGGAGGAGACGCTCGAGGACCTCGATCGTCGCCGTCGGCACGCGTGGGCCATGGGCGGGCCGGAGCGGCTCGACAAGCACCGCGGCAAGGGCAAGCTCGACGCGCGCGCCCGGATCGAGCGGCTGCTCGATCCCGGGACCTTCCGCGAATTCGGCACCCTGGTCGGCGGCGAGATCGCCGCCGACGGCATCGTCGTCGGCTCTGGATCGATCAACGGCTCGCCGGTGATGCTGGGCGCCGAGGACTTCACCAGCATGGCTGGCACCATCGGACCGGGCGGCAACTCCAAGCGCTACCGCATCGCCGAGCTGGCGCTGCGCGACAAGGTCCCGCTCGTCATGCTGCTCGAGGGCGCCGGCTTTCGCCCCACCGGCGGGCACTACGGGCGCACCCCGACCGACCTGCTCGCCCAGGCGCAGTGCTCGGGGCGCGTCCCGACCGTCGCCGCGGTGCTCGGCCCCTCGGCCGGCCACGGCGCCCTGGTGGCGCCGGTGTGCGACTTCCGGATCATGAGCCGGCAGGGCGCGATCTTCACCGCCGGGCCACCCGTGGTCAAAGAGTCCACCGGCGAAGACATTTCGAAAGAGGATCTCGGCGGGCCGGACGTCGCCCTGCCGAGCGGGGTGATCCACAACGTCGCTGAGGCCGACGAAGACGTGCTCGACGACATCCGCCGCTACCTGTCGTACTTCCCGCCGAGCGCATGGTCCTACCCGGCGGCGCTGCCCCCGTCCGAGACCGGCGGCCCGCGGCAAACCCCGGAGTTGCTCGACATCGTCTCCCGCGACAACCGCCGCGTCTACGACATGCGCGCGGTCCTCGACGTGGTATTCGACTCACCGGACTGGTTCGAGGTGCAGCCCCAGTTCGGCAGGGCGGTCATCTGCGCGCTGGCCCACCTCGGCGGCCACCCGGTCGCGGTGGTGGCCAACCAGCCGCAGGTGCTGGCCGGTTCCATCGACGCCGACGCCGCGGACAAGGCGGCCCACTTCATCATGGTCGCCGATTCGTTCCACCTGCCGATCGTGTTCCTCGCCGACAACCCGGGGATGCTGCCCGGCAGCCGGTCGGAGCGCAGCGGCGTGCTGCGCGCCGGCGGGCGGATGTTCGCCGCCCAGACCGCGGCCACCACGGTCAAGCTGCACCTGACGCTGCGCAAGGCCTACGGCTTCGGCTCGATGGTGATGTCGCTGCTGGGCTTCGACCACCAGTCGGCGACCTTCGCCTACCCCGGCGCGACCATGGGCGCGATGAGCGCGGCGGCGCTGAGCAGGGCCTCGCACGCCGGGGAGGACCTGACGGCGCAGCTGCGCGACGCCGAACTGCAGGCGTCCTACCGGTCGGCCGAACACATGGGATTCGACGAGCTCATCGACCCCCGCGAGACCCGCGACGCCCTGCTCGCCGCCCTGCAGCGCGGCATCTCGAGCCGGCAGGCCGCCGCCGAACCGGTGTCGCGCACCGCCATCCTGCCCTGA
- a CDS encoding LLM class F420-dependent oxidoreductase, protein MASSPRLKIDGGIPNRLDQAAAAAGDLERQGYDGGWTAETSHDPFLPLLLAAEHTSQIELGTNIAVAFARNPMIVANTGWDLQAYAKGRFLLGLGTQIRPHIEKRFSMPWSHPAPRMREFVSALQAIWAAWRDGTKLSFEGDFYTHKIMTPMFTPEPQPHPAPKVFLAAVGTAMTEVCGEVADGHLGHPMVSKRYLDEVTLPALERGMRRRGRARDDFQVCAEVMVATGADDAELAAAAAAVRKQIAFYGSTPAYRTVLELHGWGDLHTELHRLSLAGEWDAMAALIDDEMLAAFAVVGGADTVGTALRRRCDGAVDRVLPIFPTVSTTRVAAILKEFRQ, encoded by the coding sequence ATGGCCAGCAGCCCCCGCCTCAAGATCGACGGGGGCATCCCCAATCGCCTCGATCAGGCCGCCGCTGCGGCCGGTGACCTCGAGCGCCAGGGGTATGACGGCGGCTGGACCGCCGAAACCAGCCACGACCCGTTCCTGCCGCTGTTGCTGGCCGCCGAGCACACCTCGCAGATCGAACTGGGCACCAACATCGCGGTCGCCTTCGCGCGCAACCCGATGATCGTCGCCAACACCGGCTGGGACCTGCAGGCGTACGCGAAAGGGCGCTTCCTGCTCGGCCTGGGCACCCAGATCCGGCCGCACATCGAGAAGCGGTTCAGCATGCCGTGGAGCCATCCCGCGCCCCGGATGCGCGAGTTCGTCTCGGCGCTGCAGGCGATCTGGGCCGCGTGGCGCGACGGCACCAAGCTGTCGTTCGAGGGCGACTTCTACACCCACAAGATCATGACCCCGATGTTCACCCCGGAGCCGCAACCCCACCCCGCGCCCAAGGTCTTCCTCGCCGCCGTCGGCACCGCGATGACCGAGGTGTGCGGCGAGGTCGCCGACGGCCACCTCGGTCACCCGATGGTGTCGAAGCGCTACCTCGACGAGGTGACCCTGCCCGCGCTGGAACGCGGCATGCGGCGCCGCGGCCGCGCCCGCGACGACTTCCAGGTGTGCGCCGAGGTGATGGTGGCGACCGGTGCGGACGACGCCGAACTGGCGGCCGCCGCTGCCGCCGTGCGCAAGCAGATCGCGTTCTACGGATCGACACCGGCCTACCGCACGGTTCTGGAGTTGCACGGCTGGGGCGATTTGCACACCGAGCTGCACCGGTTGTCGCTGGCCGGGGAGTGGGACGCCATGGCAGCGCTGATCGACGACGAGATGCTCGCGGCGTTCGCCGTCGTCGGCGGGGCGGACACGGTCGGGACCGCGCTCCGGCGTCGCTGCGACGGTGCGGTCGACCGGGTCCTGCCGATCTTCCCTACCGTCTCAACGACCCGTGTTGCCGCCATATTGAAGGAGTTTCGCCAATGA